In a genomic window of Phragmites australis chromosome 14, lpPhrAust1.1, whole genome shotgun sequence:
- the LOC133890682 gene encoding COBRA-like protein 1, whose product MARTRPAFLPLGASVALLVAFSSLMPPSDAYDPLDPNGNITIKWDVIQWTPDGYVAVVSLYNYQQYRHIQAPGWKLGWVWAKKEIIWAMTGGQATEQGDCSKFKTNIPHCCMKDPEVVDLLPGTPYNMQIANCCKGGVLTSWAQDPENAVASFQVSVGQAGTTNKTVRVPKNFTLKAPGPGYTCGPAKLVKPTKFVSQDGRRTTQAHMTWNVTCTYSQFIAQRSPTCCVSLSSFYNDTIVTCPTCSCGCQNNSTAPGSCVEGNSPYLASVVNGPNKNSLAPLVQCTSHMCPIRVHWHVKVNYREYWRVKITVTNFNYRMNYSQWNLVAQHPNFDNLTTIFSFNYKPLNPYGVINDTAMLWGIKYYNDLLVTAGPDGNVQSELLFRKEPSSFTFQKGWAFPRRVYFNGDNCVMPPPDAYPWLPNASPRLSASLLLPFVAVWATVAILLVHP is encoded by the exons ATGGCGAGAACGCGGCCGGCGTTCCTGCCCCTGGGCGCCTCCGTTGCCCTGCTCGTCGCCTTCTCCTCTCTAATGCCTCCGTCAG ACGCATACGATCCTCTCGATCCAAATGGAAACATAACAATCAAATGGGATGTAATACAGTGGACTCCAGATGGCTACGTC GCTGTTGTTTCGCTATACAATTACCAGCAGTACCGCCACATTCAGGCGCCCGGCTGGAAACTCGGGTGGGTGTGGGCAAAGAAGGAGATCATCTGGGCGATGACTGGTGGCCAAGCCACTGAGCAAGGCGATTGCTCCAAATTCAAAACCAACATTCCCCATTGCTGCATGAAGGACCCGGAGGTTGTGGACTTGCTTCCTGGCACTCCTTACAACATGCAGATTGCCAACTGCTGCAAGGGAGGAGTCCTCACATCATGGGCACAGGACCCTGAGAATGCTGTGGCATCGTTCCAAGTCAGTGTTGGTCAGGCTGGAACTACCAACAAGACGGTGCGAGTGCCGAAAAATTTCACTCTGAAGGCCCCTGGTCCCGGATATACCTGCGGACCTGCCAAACTCGTGAAACCTACTAAGTTTGTGTCGCAGGATGGACGAAGAACTACTCAAGCCCACA TGACTTGGAATGTGACGTGTACATACTCACAGTTTATCGCTCAAAGATCTCCAACCTGCTGTGTTTCGCTCTCGTCGTTTTACAACGACACCATTGTTACCTGCCCAACATGCTCTTGTGGCTGCCAGAATAACAGCACTGCACCAGGAAGCTGTGTAGA GGGCAATTCACCATATCTGGCTTCTGTTGTGAACGGTCCTAATAAGAACAGCTTGGCACCTCTAGTCCAGTGCACTTCCCATATGTGCCCAATAAGAGTGCATTGGCATGTCAAAGTCAACTACAGGGAGTACTGGAGGGTCAAGATCACGGTGACAAACTTCAACTACCGGATGAACTACTCGCAATGGAACCTCGTTGCGCAACACCCCAATTTCGACAACCTGACGACCATTTTCAGCTTCAACTACAAACCTCTAAACCCCTATGGAGTAATAA ACGACACCGCGATGTTATGGGGGATCAAGTACTACAACGATTTGCTCGTGACGGCGGGGCCAGATGGGAATGTTCAGTCTGAACTTCTGTTCCGTAAGGAGCCCTCGTCGTTCACCTTCCAGAAAGGCTGGGCCTTCCCTCGACGAGTGTACTTCAATGGCGACAACTGCGTGATGCCGCCGCCGGACGCGTACCCGTGGCTGCCTAACGCCTCCCCACGGCTGTCAGCTTCGCTTCTCCTCCCATTTGTTGCCGTTTGGGCAACAGTGGCAATCCTGCTGGTTCATCCGTAG
- the LOC133890683 gene encoding COBRA-like protein 6 produces MELRCSVLVLSLAAALSVAAAYDPLDPSGNITIKWDIMSWTPDGYVAVVTINNFQMYRHIMAPGWTVGWTWAKKEVIWSMVGAQATEQGDCSRFKGNIPHCCKRTPAVVDLLPGVPYNQQIANCCRGGVIAAYGQDPAAAVAAFQVSVGQAGTTNRTVKVPKNFTLLGPGPGYTCGPAKIVPSTVFLTPDRRRKTQALMTWNVTCTYSQHLASKYPSCCVSFSSFYNDTIVPCAKCACGCEHKSCVQGDSKRLSVTGKHAHAHAAAARGHRDREAPLLQCTTHMCPVRVHWHVKLNYKEYWRAKIAITNFNYRMNYTQWTLVAQHPNLDNITEVFSFDYKPVVAYGSINDTAMFYGLKFFNDRLMEAGPYGNVQSEVLMRKDASTFTFKQGWAFPRKVYFNGDECRMPPPDVYPYLPNSAPPAAVASLGAAVAAVVAFLVLFIMA; encoded by the exons ATGGAGCTGCGCTGCTCCGTGCTGGTCCTgtccctcgccgccgcgctctcCGTCGCTG CGGCTTACGACCCGTTGGACCCGAGcgggaacattaccatcaaatGGGACATCATGTCGTGGACACCTGATGGCTATGTC GCGGTGGTGACGATCAACAACTTCCAGATGTACCGGCACATCATGGCGCCGGGGTGGACGGTGGGGTGGACGTGGGCGAAGAAGGAGGTGATCTGGTCCATGGTCGGCGCGCAGGCGACGGAGCAGGGCGACTGCTCCCGCTTCAAGGGCAACATCCCGCACTGCTGCAAGCGGACCCCCGCCGTCGTCGACCTGCTTCCCGGCGTGCCCTACAACCAGCAGATCGCCAACTGCTGCCGGGGCGGCGTCATCGCCGCCTACGGCCAggaccccgccgccgccgtcgccgcgttCCAGGTCAGCGTCGGCCAGGCCGGCACCACCAACCGTACCGTCAAGGTGCCCAAGAACTTCACGCTCCTCGGCCCCGGCCCCGGGTACACCTGCGGCCCCGCCAAGATCGTCCCGTCCACCGTCTTCCTCACCCCCGACCGCCGCCGCAAGACACAAGCTCTCA TGACATGGAACGTGACGTGCACGTACTCGCAGCACCTGGCGTCCAAGTATCCGTCGTGCTGcgtctccttctcctccttctacaacGACACCATCGTGCCCTGCGCCAAGTGCGCGTGCGGCTGCGAGCACAAGAGCTGCGTCCA GGGCGACTCGAAGCGGCTGTCGGTGACGGGGAAGCACGCGCACGcgcacgcggcggcggcgcgtgggCACAGGGACAGGGAGGCGCCGCTGCTGCAGTGCACGACGCACATGTGCCCCGTGCGCGTGCACTGGCACGTCAAGCTCAACTACAAGGAGTACTGGCGCGCCAAGATCGCCATCACCAACTTCAACTACCGCATGAACTACACCCAGTGGACGCTCGTCGCCCAGCACCCCAACCTCGACAACATCACCGAGGTCTTCAGCTTCGACTACAAGCCCGTCGTCGCCTACGGATCCATCA ATGACACGGCGATGTTCTACGGGCTCAAGTTCTTCAACGACCGGCTGATGGAGGCGGGGCCGTACGGGAACGTGCAGTCGGAGGTGCTGATGCGCAAGGACGCCAGCACCTTCACATTCAAGCAGGGGTGGGCGTTCCCGCGCAAGGTCTACTTCAACGGCGACGAGTGCCGGATGCCGCCGCCGGATGTGTACCCGTACCTGCCCAACTCAGCCCCGCCGGCCGCCGTGGCGTCGCTGGGCGCCGCGGTGGCAGCCGTCGTGGCGTTCTTGGTGCTGTTCATCATGGCATGA